Proteins encoded within one genomic window of Triticum aestivum cultivar Chinese Spring chromosome 2D, IWGSC CS RefSeq v2.1, whole genome shotgun sequence:
- the LOC123048103 gene encoding uncharacterized protein has protein sequence MSEPVDGRTGQAPLAVVIVYAFDCTTSTPDWYKVDNVFWLVQEKLTHIMGSSLGYTYVMSTPNTYTSDMKLVDSAEINGNGYKSSPSWKRIACVKYMTGLHEAHRLIKEHGNMNAIILFFSDGLVNKGDFFDGAEDFLSSVPVYTFTLGGDAYNQGLRTIAANSPGGMFSPLPVPDLPSLSVPFSQLLDNILNDTTMHSEKNPSPTSGRWPLNVVIVSAFDCTTLTPARDKVNREVYWLVQKKLTQFVHSCLGYTYVMSTPNMYTSEMKLVDRTEIEANGYTRSSAWRRDSCKNNMAAGLVEAHRLISDHGHLNGIILLFSDGLINKGDFFDGVQGFISKVPVHTFTLGGDAYNQDLLTIAINSPGGTFHTLPVPEKPSLSVPFSRLVDTILSGAGKWPLDVVIVYAFDSTTSTPDYKTVDNIFWLVQEKLIRLVDSCLGYTYVMSTPNTCTSDMKIVDSADTELKGYRKSPSWRRSACTKNMASGLSEAHKLISYRGHWNSTILLFSDGVINKGDYFDGAEDFVSKVPVHTFTLGGDANNHVLHAMAKNSPGGMFHPLQVPDKPNLPAPLSQLLDNILNGTTRST, from the exons ATGAGTGAACCAGTGGATGGACGTACAGGGCAGGCGCCACTAGCCGTGGTGATTGTGTATGCATTTGACTGCACCACCTCGACCCCGGACTGGTACAAGGTAGACAATGTCTTTTGGTTGGTGCAAGAGAAGCTCACCCACATCATGGGTAGCAGCCTCGGCTACACATACGTCATGTCAACCCCTAATACTTACACGTCGGATATGAAATTAGTTGACTCCGCTGAGATAAACGGAAATGGCTACAAAAGTAGCCCGTCCTGGAAAAGGATCGCCTGTGTCAAATACATGACAGGACTCCATGAAGCACATAGACTAATCAAAGAACATGGGAACATGAATGCAATCATCTTGTTCTTTTCTGATGGGTTGGTCAACAAGGGCGACTTCTTTGACGGAGCTGAGGACTTCCTCTCCAGTGTGCCCGTCTACACGTTTACCCTCGGCGGAGATGCATATAACCAG GGTCTTCGCACCATTGCAGCAAATTCCCCAGGCGGGATGTTCAGCCCCCTCCCTGTTCCGGACTTGCCAAGCCTATCTGTGCCCTTCTCCCAACTCTTGGATAACATCCTTAATGATACCACGATGCACAGTGAGAAGAATCCTAGTCCCACTTCAG GGAGGTGGCCGTTAAATGTAGTGATTGTGTCGGCATTTGATTGCACAACCTTGACCCCGGCTAGGGACAAGGTGAATCGTGAGGTCTATTGGTTGGTGCAAAAGAAGCTAACCCAATTTGTGCATAGTTGCCTTGGCTACACATACGTCATGTCGACCCCTAACATGTACACATCTGAGATGAAACTAGTTGACCGCACAGAGATAGAGGCAAATGGGTACACAAGAAGCTCAGCTTGGCGAAGGGATTCATGCAAGAACAACATGGCAGCTGGCCTCGTTGAGGCACATAGATTGATCAGCGACCACGGGCACCTGAATGGCATCATCTTGCTCTTCTCTGATGGGTTGATTAACAAGGGCGACTTCTTTGATGGAGTCCAGGGCTTCATCTCCAAAGTTCCAGTGCACACATTTACTCTTGGTGGAGATGCATATAACCAA GATCTTCTCACCATCGCAATAAATTCACCGGGAGGCACGTTTCACACCCTCCCTGTCCCGGAAAAACCGAGTCTATCGGTGCCTTTTTCGAGGCTGGTGGATACCATCCTCAGCGGCGCAG GGAAGTGGCCACTAGACGTGGTGATTGTGTATGCATTTGACAGTACCACCTCAACCCCAGATTATAAAACTGTGGACAATATCTTTTGGTTGGTGCAAGAGAAGCTCATCCGTCTTGTGGATAGCTGCCTTGGTTACACTTATGTCATGTCAACCCCGAACACGTGCACGTCTGATATGAAAATAGTTGATTCGGCCGATACAGAGTTAAAAGGCTACAGAAAAAGCCCGTCCTGGAGACGGTCCGCCTGCACGAAGAACATGGCGTCTGGCCTCTCCGAGGCGCACAAACTGATCAGCTACCGTGGACACTGGAATAGCACCATCTTGCTCTTCTCCGATGGGGTGATCAACAAGGGAGACTACTTTGATGGAGCCGAGGACTTCGTCTCAAAAGTACCTGTCCACACGTTTACTCTCGGCGGAGACGCGAACAACCAC GTTCTTCATGCCATGGCAAAGAATTCCCCTGGTGGGATGTTCCACCCCCTCCAGGTCCCTGATAAGCCGAATCTACCGGCACCCTTGTCGCAACTGCTGGACAACATCCTCAACGGTACCACAAGATCCACCTAG